One window of the Paenibacillus beijingensis genome contains the following:
- a CDS encoding gamma-glutamylcyclotransferase family protein: MRVFVYGSLLPGQYNHGIAEPYIRSIVPGSVPGRLVEVTGQQYPALVRDEASARRQAVVRGCWLEVGFEGLAAMDALEDYCGIEESNDYIRVWTNDAFQAGLSGWVYLWESDRDCPPVLTDYWPEHRNQNKRG, encoded by the coding sequence TTGCGGGTATTTGTTTACGGTTCGCTGCTGCCCGGGCAGTATAACCACGGCATTGCGGAGCCGTATATCCGGTCGATTGTTCCCGGATCGGTACCGGGACGTCTGGTAGAAGTGACCGGGCAACAATATCCGGCCCTCGTGCGCGATGAGGCATCCGCCCGGCGGCAGGCTGTCGTACGCGGATGCTGGCTTGAAGTCGGCTTCGAAGGTCTTGCGGCGATGGATGCGCTGGAGGATTACTGCGGAATTGAAGAAAGCAACGACTACATTCGGGTGTGGACGAACGATGCTTTTCAGGCAGGGCTATCCGGCTGGGTTTATTTGTGGGAGAGCGACCGCGACTGTCCGCCCGTCCTTACGGACTATTGGCCCGAACATCGAAACCAAAACAAACGAGGGTGA
- a CDS encoding ATP-binding cassette domain-containing protein, which yields MLKVQHLGKQYDNGWALQPLDLELKRGLHGLLGPNGAGKSTLMRLLAGLLPATSGDAYLNGSSVRDFRRTSRAIGYLPQIVRVHPQLTARQWLTHAAALHGVKGKTARAETVQRILEEVNLAEEADWPSRAYSFGMIKRLCIAQALLSGSELLIVDEPTAGLDPEERLRLRSLLADAAATRIVLLSTHVLGDIQASCKNVLVLAGGRLLYHGELAGLTRFAQDRTWTWEASESEWRRMPLRGLLSARSTPDGIVCRALADKRPTPFAEPAFPTVEEGYLALISSGGRML from the coding sequence ATGCTTAAGGTCCAACATCTAGGAAAACAATATGATAACGGCTGGGCGCTCCAGCCGCTCGATTTGGAATTGAAGCGCGGACTGCACGGGCTGCTTGGTCCTAACGGCGCCGGCAAGTCGACGCTGATGCGGCTGCTCGCCGGACTTTTGCCCGCCACGAGCGGGGACGCATACTTGAACGGCAGTTCGGTGCGCGACTTTCGCCGCACGAGCCGCGCGATCGGGTACCTGCCGCAAATTGTGCGCGTGCACCCGCAGCTGACGGCGCGCCAGTGGCTGACGCACGCGGCCGCGCTGCACGGCGTGAAAGGAAAAACGGCGCGCGCCGAGACGGTTCAGCGCATTCTGGAGGAAGTTAATCTGGCGGAAGAAGCCGACTGGCCCTCCCGCGCTTATTCATTCGGGATGATCAAGCGCCTGTGCATCGCCCAAGCTCTTCTTAGCGGATCGGAGCTGCTCATCGTCGATGAGCCTACGGCGGGGCTCGATCCGGAAGAGCGGCTTAGGCTGCGCAGCTTGCTTGCCGATGCCGCAGCGACGCGCATCGTGCTGCTGTCTACCCATGTGCTCGGCGACATTCAAGCCAGCTGCAAAAATGTATTGGTGCTGGCGGGCGGACGGCTGCTTTACCACGGGGAGCTAGCGGGCCTGACCCGCTTCGCGCAGGATCGGACATGGACATGGGAGGCGTCGGAAAGCGAATGGCGGCGCATGCCGCTGCGCGGCCTGCTGTCGGCGCGCAGCACGCCGGATGGCATCGTTTGCCGCGCGCTCGCCGACAAGCGGCCGACGCCGTTTGCCGAGCCCGCCTTCCCGACGGTCGAGGAAGGTTATCTTGCTTTGATCAGCTCCGGAGGCCGGATGTTATGA
- a CDS encoding accessory gene regulator ArgB-like protein, with amino-acid sequence MINVMAEKLAVNIKAIVPNHPASVDVLRFSLAILLNGIFIITFSLLISLFFDKTTEVATILIAFAFLRQISGGVHLKSGIACVAVSTIGITIISFSSFLNDKTVFIINIMNILLALIFSPSRIEKQTRIKKKYFPILKISSTLVVAANFVFGSPILAVTFLVQCLTLVRFPLRERRDVK; translated from the coding sequence ATGATAAATGTGATGGCTGAAAAACTGGCGGTCAACATTAAAGCGATTGTCCCGAATCATCCGGCGTCCGTCGACGTGCTTCGGTTCTCGCTTGCGATCCTGCTGAACGGCATCTTTATCATTACTTTTTCATTGCTGATTTCATTATTTTTCGACAAAACAACAGAAGTTGCAACAATATTAATTGCATTTGCATTTTTAAGACAAATATCGGGCGGCGTACATTTAAAGTCAGGAATCGCATGTGTCGCCGTTTCGACAATTGGTATAACAATTATTTCCTTTTCATCATTTCTGAACGATAAGACGGTATTTATTATCAATATTATGAATATATTGCTAGCGTTAATCTTCTCCCCCTCGCGAATTGAAAAGCAAACGAGAATTAAAAAGAAATACTTCCCAATTTTAAAAATATCATCTACACTGGTAGTAGCAGCAAACTTCGTTTTTGGTTCTCCCATTTTGGCCGTAACTTTTTTAGTTCAATGCCTTACTCTTGTAAGATTTCCTTTGAGAGAAAGGAGGGATGTCAAGTGA